The genome window CCACCCTGCCtcacctgtgggacatcaggatGCTCTCCTCTCCCCCTTACACTGTTTTATTCTTCTAACTTTGTGCGTTCAGTGCCCCGATTTCTGTACAGATTCTCACCCAAACACAAAAGTAGAATTTCGCTGTTGAGAACCTTAATGACCCAGGAGGGCAGTCAGCCCTGCAGCCAGGCCACCCCATTGCAGACAGGCTCCCCAAGGATCAGGAGGAGAACCACGTGGCTTGGAGCACTTGCAGAATGCCCAAGAGAAGCCAaccgcattttacagatgaggaagctgaggttcaaaGGGAATTGGTTTACCTAAGATCCTCCCAGGAAATCAATGCAGagctcatacacacacacacacacacagtgagccCAAGACCCTGGATAACCCCAGGACACCTCTGAACCAGGCTGAACTAAGGGAAGCTAAAATGTTGTGGCTTACGTTTTGAGTTTTCTGTAGCAGGGACTCTGCCTGAGTTTGGAGGCACGGAATTATCAGCAGAAAGAACACAGCCTTTGTAGAAAGACTAGACATGGGTTTGAGGCCTGGCTCTTACCAGTATGACCTTGTAGAAGTCACTAGagctctctgagtctgtttcccagAACTAAAATGGGTCAGCTGGCTCCCTCCTGGTGACAAAGGCAAGTAGGTGAAGATCTTTGTAAACTTTTTCACCATATGTGATGACTGTGTAAGAGATGAAGGTTACTCTTTGGGTCATTTTGCTCCTTGGTAATGAAGTGGGTGCTGCTCCTGGGCATAAAGGCAGCCCTGTGCGCAACATGGATCGATCCGTCTTCTGGCAGCCAATGCAGGAGTGAACCTTGTCAGCCCCATGCTTTTCTCCATCCTCAGCCCACGAACTAGAGTTTGGACTTGGATCGAAGTCTAGGGCAGCTCCCTTATTACCAGTGCACTAGAAGCATGATTGTGCCAGTCAGCTGCAAGTGCCTTTCAGCAGCTCCTATCATTACCCACTCCTGCAGGTGCTACTGCTGCTTCCACTGTGCTTGGACCCAGGTAGCACCCATAGGATCGTCCATCCTCTGGCAGCTCAGTGGGAAGGTGTGAACTCAGGTTGCTTCAGAGCCTCTCCGCCATGGTGAGTCCTAtgggggccagggcaggggaAGTACACTATAGTCTTAAAGCATTAGAATCCCAGCCCTGGGCATGCTGGAGCAGCTACCTCCTGAGGTTCACAGGTTAGGAGAGAAGGTCATCCTTTCTCTCATTTCCTGATCCATGCTTCCCTCTATTTCCTGGAGACAACTGGTCCCAGCCAGGTCTGAGCCTGCAGCCAGAGTCCCTCTGGAGCCCATCTGTCTCTGGTCTGGGTCATGCATTTAGATTAGATCATTAACACTTACCTTCTCTGTCATAGACACTGTACCAAATCCCAGAGAACCATGAAGATCGACTTTTGTCTGTTCCTGAGCCTAGGGCATGTGTAGGCTGGTCCCAGAGCTGGAATCTACAGTGTAGGAGGTTCACCATAGCCCTGGGCTTTGCTCCAAGCCACTCTAAAAATGATCTGAACCAAAGCAAGCTTTgaacagatctgggttcaaatttcaGCCTGCCACTGACTGGTTCTGTGACTTCCTACAgaagacctctctgagcctctttttcttcatctgcaatATGAGGCAGATTAAGGCCTGCCACCAAGTGGCTATGAGGTGTTGATCAGACCAGAGTCCTAGAGGCCTCTCACAGTGCctgacttcctttccttttccatccCCTCACACCACTGGGAGCCAGGGATGTCCCCAAGCCCTCCTCTGGCTCTGGTGCAGGGATGGTTGAGAATCCCAGGCAAAACAGACTGTCAGGATGGGGAGCAGGGCACATTCTTGGATGGTGATGGTGCTGGAGGCTGGGCTTGGAGTTGAGACCTACTCACAACTTCACTGTATGTCCCAGCCCCTGGTGGGCTCTGAGACATGCAAGCTCATGCGCTTCCTAAGGCAAGACCTCTGTCACCCTACGCCTCCCTTCAGCCCTTCAGGAAAGCGGCATGATATGGCCAAAATGGAACCAGCttggagccagacagacctggacacttgctggctgtgtgaccttgggcagagtCATTTAACCGTGCCTTAGTGTCCTCACTGAGCCAAACTTTCCTTCTTAGAGTTGTTGGGAACATTAAATGATACATGCTCAAAAGCCCTTAGAACCAGGCCTGGTTCTTTAGTCACTGCTCTGCGGATCGAGCCTATCTTGTTATTTTGCTTGCTCCCTACTGAGCCAGGCTACTCTCCTCGTCGTGAAGCAGGTGACGCGGCCCTGGCCAGACCCAGGAAAGGCTGGCAGGGAGGCATCAGGACCAAATTTTGGTAAAGGAATTAGGTGCTGGCAGGTTCAGGAAGGAGCCACAGCTGGAATTGCACCTTGACAGGACCTAGCTCAGCTCTGGCCACCCCCAGCCGCCACCAGGTGGCGCTAGGAGGCCGGTCCTTGAGGCCCATATTGGTCCCTATTCTCACTCTCAGGACAAAGGCAGGGGCGCATCCCAGCCTGCAACCCTCGTTCAGCTGGCTCCCTCATATTGAGCTTTTACTACATCACAGGCATATTATTGTTTTACTAAATCCCAATTTTACGGAGGAAGAACAGAAGCTCAGAACAGTGAGGTAGCTTCACTGAGTTCCTATAGCTaatgagaggcaggagtgggatttgaacccaagttcCCATGACTGCAGAGCCCAAGCTCTCACCTACCCCAGCCCCCATGCTGCTCACTTCTGCCTGCAGCCCTGTGTCAGCTCTGCTGAGCCGGCAGCACCTCCCTGTAGCTCCCAGGCCAGCCTGCCCACATATCCCTACAGGTCACTGGTCGCTCAAGTCATTCTAACTCACTTCCTGGGGCCACCACACTACTTTGCACCCCCAGACCTTGGTTTGTACAcgccctctgcctagaatgtcttcctttttctctcccccaTTCTCCCTGCTCCCTTTTGCCTGCCTAACTCCTGCTGGCCCATCACAGAGACCTCCAGGCTTCAGGGCCCTCTCAGGAGGCTGCGGTtccctcctctgtgttcccatGGCCCATGTGCATTCCTCTCATGTAGCACTGCCCATAGTATGTGGAACTGACCTCTTTGTGTTTCCATCGAGGGCAGGAACAGCGTTCTGTTGATCTCTTTACATGCAGTGCTGGGCCTGGCACACCAAGAGGCTCAGGAAATGTTGTTTTCCCTGCATCAGAGCCCAGCTGGAAGAACGGAGGGTTGGGAGCCTGCTCAACCCCTTCCCCTGGTTCAGGAGCCTCAGCCTGAGGCTTCCGCCTCCTTTGACAGAAGAAAGGCATTGGGCCccaattttactaaaattttttataCCAAGAACTCCActtctcccattttctttgtATTGAAGCCATTTTTCAATACATCATAATTAGGTACTGAATAAAAAGTGATGAATTTATAAGAAGAGAACTCATAGAAACATCCATCTGGTAAAATGGGCCCAACTCAAGGAACTGCTGGCTCCCTGGATTTCCTGGGTGGACATGGAAAAGAGGTCTTTGCCACAGAAATGTGGCTGGGCAGGATGGGGTGTCCTGCAAACCACACCTTGGACTTCCTCTTCACTCCTCTCCCGCAGACCTCCAAGAAGCTGGTGAACTCAGTGGCAGGCTGTGCTGATGACGCCCTTGCTGGCCTGGTGGCCTGCAACCCCAACCTGCAGCTCCTGCAGGGCCACCGGGTGGCCCTCCGTTCTGACCTGGACAGCCTCAAGGGCCAGGTGGCACTGCTGTCGGGTGGGGGTTCTGGCCATGAGCCTGCCCATGCAGGTGAATACCCTGGGATGGGGGTAGGGTGCTGGCAGAGTAGATGGGGGATCGCGGGAGATCCTCAAGCCTGGTGTGAGGTGCAGGACACAACCCAGGCCTGGTTCTCACTCTCCCACTCGCTCTGGCTGTGAGCTGGAGCTAGTCACTGCCTCTCTCTCGATCTCAGTCTCTACATCTGTGAAAAGTATAAAGTGGGGCCAGATGATCTCTGAGGCCCTTCCAGCTCTGAGAGATGGTGATTCCATAAATCCTCCTGGCCTTCCAGGCCCAGCTGAGCTACcccctcctccatgaagccttcctgACTCTTCCAGCATAGAACAGTGTCCCTCTTCTGAATTCCCACCCTGCCATTTCCCACACACGGAGAGTCCTGGGTTGTTTCCTGTTTGGTGCCAGGGATATGAGCACTCCTTGAGAGCTTCTGGAGGGCAGAGACCAGGCCTTGTATCATTTATACCTTTTCTGTCTCCCTTCTGCaagtccattcatttattcagcaaacattaatGAGCCCACCATGTGTCTGGCACCAGGAATACAACAGTGAACTAGACCGACAgggtccctgtcctcatggagcttatattctactCTAGGGAGACAGATAGTTGCCAGGTGAACATGTAAGTGAGTGAGATCGTTCCAGAGAGTGCTAAGCGGTGTAATAAGACAATAAAGCAGGGAAAAGGGACAGTGAGTCCCCTGGGCTGGTGGGTAGGTGCTTCAGGAGAGGAGGTCAGGGAAGACCTCTCCAAGGAGATGACTCCTGAGGAGGCAGCCATGTGAAGCTCTGAAGGGAGAGCAGCTCAGGTGCTCTTCTAGCACCAGCGCACAGTAGGGCTCACTAAACCCTGAAGCCCAAGAGTGTGGGAAGCCCTGGTGACTACAGGCACAGTCCCCACCCAGCATCCGCACCCCACCTCCAGGTTTCATAGGGAAGGGGATGCTGACGGGCGTCATCGCAGGAGCTGTGTTCACCTCCCCGGCGGTGGGCAGCATCCTGGCGGCCATCAGGGCAGTGGCCCAGGCTGGCACAGGTGAGGCTGGCCTGTGGAAGGGGCTGCTGCGGGGAGGGCCCATGTGGAGTGGGGTGAGGGTGAGCACTGATGGCACCTGCAACTGCTCCTGCAGTGGGGACCCTCCTCATCGTGAAGAACTACACTGGGGATCGGCTCAACTTCGGCCTGGCCCGGGAGCAGGCCCGGGCTGAGGGCATCGCTGTGGAGATGGTGGTCATTGGGGATGACAGTGCCTTCACTGTCCTGAAGAAGGCAGGCCGGCGGGGGCTCTGTGGCACAGTGCTCATACACAAGGTGAGCTTCCACACCTGCAACACTGAGGCTGGCCAGCCCCATCCAGCCTTCTCTCTCCAAGGCAGCACCTGTAACTGGACCTTTCCAGCCACCGCATCCCTCCCCAAAGAAGccaccccttctctctccccgGTGCTCCCTGACTTGGGAAGGCCCCACCATCCCCTCAACTACCCGGGCCCAGAACACAGGCATTCTCCCCGACCTGTCCCTTCCATCACCCACACCCAAGCAGTTGCCCCATCTGGCGGTTCTCTCCCAAATGCTCTATAACACACATCCTTCTCAGAccctgcccctcctgccccagccttggCTCAGGGCTCTTCTGCTCAGGCCCAGATGGCTGCAGCCACCTCCTGCCTGGGATCCCCTTCctgcttcctgccttcctgccttgcCAGTCTGTTCCTCTCACAACCACCAGAGGTGTCTTTCAAACATGTGTATCCAACCAGGATGTTCGCCCACTCAGAGCCCTCCTCTCGGGTTCCTAGAGTCAACCCAAGCTCCTCAGTCAGGCTTGTCACACTCCTGCCCCACCTTCGTGAGTCCCCATCTTCATCTCCCATCACCCCTACCTTCTTAGGCTCCATTAACACCGGGTCCCTGTACCTGCTGGGCTGTGGCCCATCTCTGTGGCTTTGCTGATGCTGTATCTATGGCCTGGAAAATACTTTCCCTGTCCAGCTTCCTTGTGGGTTGTCTAAAATGGCCATTCCGTAGAGGCCTAGCTCTGATGTCTGCCCACCTGGGAACCTCTCCCTGATCTCCCTACTACCCCGAGCTGGCTAGGACCCCCTCCTTAATGCTCCCGTACTGTCGTGTGTGGACTCCGTCACTGCACTTACCGCCTTGCATAAACTTTCAATTTGTATGtatctgcttccccagcacccccccagactgtgagttccttgaaGGCAAGGACTGTGACTTagtcatccttttttcttttcagcacatACTGAATGCTTGGTAAAAATtgggtgggtgaatgaatggatggatagatggatgggtaaAGTCAGCCACAGGATATATGCTATGGGAGAGAAAACTCTAGATTAGGAATCGGAAACTAGCCACCAACTGGCTGTGTGATGTTGGACAAGTCGCATCCCCTCTGTGGGACCATTTCCCTATTTGTAAAGTCCCTTCTGGCTCTAACAGACTGGAATTCTTAAAGATTCCTGGCAAGTACATTGTGAATGAGGGGAGTACTCTCTTCTGCCCTAAAGGTGATGGACCAGGTTGAGTGTGGAAATTCTAAGAGATTTCCCTTCTCAACAAGAAACTCATCCCCTGCCCATCTTCTACTGCCAAGTGGTTCAGCTCTTGGGGACTTATCTCTTGTGGCTACAGGTGGCAGGTGCCCTGGCTGAGGCAGGTGTGGGGCTGGAAGAGATCACAAAGCGGGTGAGCGTGGTTGCCAAGGCCATGGGTGAGTATCAGCCGAGAgattgggtggggaggggggaactGGGACAAACCTTGGGGCTAGGAGCTGGTTCCTGTAGGGTGCATGGGGGCTTTCCAGGTTACTCCCTAAGAGCTGACAGAAGATCTCCCTGGGGGCACTCCTGGGGACTGGACACCTTGCGGGCTGGGATTCCAAGGCATTTCTGCTGCCCTTCCTGACACCTGTTGCTGAGAGCAGAGGAGCCATCTATTTCATGCTTTGTTGTTCATAGGTACCTTGGGCGTGAGCTTGTCCTCCTGCAGCGTCCCTGGCTCCAAACCCACCTTTGAACTCTCAGCCAATGAGGTCGAGCTGGGACTGGGTAAGCTCGTGGCCGCCCCCATCCCAGCCAGGCCTGATCCCCTGCCTTGGGTTTTGCACATCTCTTATGCCCGGGGAGCCGTCTGCCTGGCCCTCTCCGCTCACCTGGAGCTGTCCCTTAGGTAGTCTTAGTAATTTTAATTAGGCACTTGAGGCCCAGACTGGCCCCATCTACCTGATTTCTGCCTGCTTTGCCCAAGGCTTCAGCCACATGGGGCTCTGGGCACCACCCAGCCTCTGCTCATACCATTCCTGGGCCCACCTCCCTCTGCCAAAATGCAGCCCTTCTTTCAAGGGCCATTCAAAGGCCACTCAGGCTGCAAAGATTTCCCCATTTCTCCCCTGTGCTTCCAAAGTGATGGGCACTGGCCTCCTATGGCCTCATGTGGCCACCTCTGGTTCAAGCCACTTCGGTTCCTGGCTCTCTTCACCACTAAGCCAATGGGCTCCCAGAGAGCAGAGACTCTGCATTTCTCATTATTCTGCCATTTCCACCCCCACTGTCCACATACACAGAGCCTAGCCTAGTGCTGAGCACTTAGTAAGTCCTAGACAAAAGCATTATGAGCGAATCTCCAGGCCCCGAGCAGGTCAGCTGTGACCACATCTATCTGCAGGGATCCACGGGGAAGCTGGCGTGCGCCGAATAAAGGTAGGAGGACTCCCTGGCCCAGGCCGGCCTAAGGCCAGGGTACCCTGATACCACTCACTACTGGATCCCTGTGACAGATGGCAACTGCCGATGAGATCGTGCGGCTCATGCTTGACCATATGACGAGCACGTCCAATGCATCCCACGTGCCTGTGCAACCAGGTGAGTAGCCTTCGTACCCCATCTCCCACCCCTTCCTACCCCTCTAGGCAGGGGGTGCCCAGAGAGTCTCACCTGGGTATCATGTCCACCCACAGGCTCCTCGGTGGTGTTAATGGTCAACAACCTGGGCGGTCTTTCATTCCTGGAACTGGGCATCATGGCTGATGCTGCCGTCCGCTCTCTGGGTAAGCCCCACACTGGGAAGGGCACCCTCCAGCCCTTTGAAGCTGGACATAGAAAATCAGCTGAGGTGGGGTCTGGTGCTGGCCCAGAAAAGGGGCTATGCAGCCAGAAGAGCTTGAGTTAGACTGTCACTCTGCCACTTAATTGCTGAGTGCCTTCAGCCTCTGTTTTCCTGCCCATACGTTGGCAGTAATAACAGTACCTGCCttttaggattgttgtgaggattaaatgagactaAACATGCATAAGACACCTCGCACACTTACTTAGCCCGACACCTGGTAAAGACTTAGTAAATGAGACCTATAACCACACAGCTGTCCCTAACGAGGGGACGCCTCCAGGCAATGTGGTAATCTGGGGTGTCACTGAGGGATGCATTGAGGAAATCAGGCCACCTACCTACTCACCTCTGGGCCCCAGCTTCCAAGGTCcttgtttttctgttattctgTTTCTTCCCCTAATGcttggggcagggcagggtggggcagggtggggtgggggtgaggtaaTGCCCCTCCTTTCCTCATGGACTCCATGCTCTGGTGTTGTAGAGGGCCGTGGGGTGAAGATTGCCCGTGCCCTGGTGGGCACCTTTATGTCAGCACTGGAGATGCCGGGCATTTCTCTCACCCTCCTACTGGTGGATGAGCCCCTCCTGAAACTGATAGGTGAGACTGGGAACCTGGGGTCACCCCAGACGGGGCTCCTTGTAGCTGGAAGGAGCCAGGGAAACTTGTGGAGCCCCCAGCGGGACTGACCATGACAATCAGGGCTCTGGACTCTGTGAAGAGGCCTTCTCTGACTTCTCCAGCTCTCACTTGACTGTGGAGGAACTGGTATAAGGATCTTCCTCAGATCTGTCTGACCCTTTCCCCAGGgaccctccctccatccccttgTATACAGTAAGCACTCACTATATGCTTGGGGTGGACTCCCTCCAGGGCTACTGAGGGAGCCAGGCCACAAGGGCCAGGTGGGGAGTCCAGGCCCCAACTGATCCCTGGCTAGCCGTGCCTAAGAGGGTTATCTTGCTGTTCCTAGATGCTGAAACCACCGCAGCAGCCTGGCCTAATGTGGCCAAAGCCTCCGTGACTGGGCGGAAGCGGAGCCGGGCAGCCCCTGCAGAGCCCCAGGAGGGCCCTGATTCCATTGCTGCAGGA of Cynocephalus volans isolate mCynVol1 chromosome 4, mCynVol1.pri, whole genome shotgun sequence contains these proteins:
- the TKFC gene encoding triokinase/FMN cyclase, whose amino-acid sequence is MTSKKLVNSVAGCADDALAGLVACNPNLQLLQGHRVALRSDLDSLKGQVALLSGGGSGHEPAHAGFIGKGMLTGVIAGAVFTSPAVGSILAAIRAVAQAGTVGTLLIVKNYTGDRLNFGLAREQARAEGIAVEMVVIGDDSAFTVLKKAGRRGLCGTVLIHKVAGALAEAGVGLEEITKRVSVVAKAMGTLGVSLSSCSVPGSKPTFELSANEVELGLGIHGEAGVRRIKMATADEIVRLMLDHMTSTSNASHVPVQPGSSVVLMVNNLGGLSFLELGIMADAAVRSLEGRGVKIARALVGTFMSALEMPGISLTLLLVDEPLLKLIDAETTAAAWPNVAKASVTGRKRSRAAPAEPQEGPDSIAAGGLASKRIVLVLEQVCTTLLGLEEHLNALDRAAGDGDCGTTHSRAARAIQGWLKEGPPPASPAQLLSKLSVLLLEKMGGSSGALYGLFLTAAAQPLKAKTDLPAWSAAMDAGLEAMQKYGKAAPGDRTMLDSLWAARQELQAWKSPGADLFKVLTKAVKSAEAAAEATKDMEAGAGRASYISSARLEQPDPGAVAAATILRAILEVLQSQGLSSEFSRKSSTKPPELLHSRQRQHHPGVGRMPLQH